The Enterococcus rotai genome includes a window with the following:
- a CDS encoding WxL domain-containing protein: MFGDKDATKADPTSYDAVTLNIPGTNVLKTGDYQAEITWSITDAN; encoded by the coding sequence ATGTTCGGCGATAAAGATGCAACAAAAGCAGATCCAACATCATACGATGCCGTAACCTTGAATATTCCTGGAACTAATGTGTTGAAAACAGGAGATTACCAAGCGGAAATTACTTGGTCAATTACAGACGCCAACTAA
- a CDS encoding Rib/alpha-like domain-containing protein: MRKRNWLYLILGMVFIVSLLVWPFHSKESIKAAAQNEATLSESMVPLLDIRITPRVAPYTFTCSDGKIVTVERSAYYTGPLSINTLKDGTFPITLLFNVTYDGRPLSSADYSPWFSAENVQIFNPTQAFIRGCTFGLRIGSKEAFRFDLDVFFTTTTPPIQNTITADTNPITVNLGATLDLKNLIKNVKYNGAALSSNLYTVESITAISTSTAGVKIGKVRVKYANDTSVATEVTTNVTVLAPSIITAEAVSQTVLIGASLNAKSLVKNVKLDGTILSSDKYNVSFRTQASTSMVGIKTATVRVQKADNPNVFVDVNVPVTVIDLTAEAIPQIVPIGAKLNAENLVQNVKLDGTILASDKYSVSYITEATTNTVGNKMAKVRVIQMDNPSIFIDVDVPVTVAELTGAAISQIVPVGAVLDSKNLINNIKLNGKPLSSSGYSSYYIDEAVTDTIGDKTAKVRVLYGENADIFVDIEVPVTVAEIKAEAIPQVVPLEANLNAINLVTNIKLNGTYLLRGEYGAYFIKEVMTNTIGEKTAKVRISSSKNADIFVDVDVSVIVAQITAEAIPQIVKVGANLDSKDLIKNIKLNGTILSSDMYTAYFLEEVPTDTVGEKIAKVQILYAENADIFVDVDIPVTVVDNILAVEANPQKVMLGASINTNNLIKNVKLNETVLAKDKYETTLLSPISTSTVGQKIGKTKTTLTISPTLSVDADVDINVVWGNTIAVGADDDSGTERTSGAFTLYNQTNPYIIASQGLGDDNLPLNLKYVNQAYYSFSHFDMSVKSSPFLITDLLKAETQINAEGSDLKQTILNEWGTNQIQAVNYSDIVRVYQREVNKSWLYEEEQRNIYNEDKEFVYYEIAENGYKPLHFNQLKTNDGEIAINTSKKVLDDHINDYIVVGSHTSVKVKGFSTYPDTSTPGKKIGIIRVEETLSNGKLVQYDYPVNFDINTQNVTIKFENTLGKPLHDEIVLEKMIGETIDLSNEDDIQNALALISKDKFQLKQRPTNENSLIIGSEPMTLKYIFDGILSISSTPKIIDFGTSVVGIFPIKIEKASYDEPLIIWDNRAEMKHWTLTATLQQALTNKEDSTKVLSSAIQYKKNSSETVILVKNRTIPIAIHTHSDAGEYNVSDQWETGTAGFQLEVAAGTVRKLGDYEATILWQLGNTP, encoded by the coding sequence ATGAGAAAAAGAAATTGGCTTTACCTTATTTTAGGAATGGTTTTCATTGTAAGTTTGTTGGTATGGCCTTTCCATTCCAAAGAGTCGATCAAGGCTGCAGCGCAAAATGAGGCAACATTATCTGAATCTATGGTGCCTTTATTAGATATAAGAATAACGCCAAGAGTAGCGCCGTATACATTTACTTGTTCTGATGGGAAAATTGTAACGGTGGAAAGAAGCGCCTATTATACAGGACCACTTTCGATTAATACATTAAAGGATGGCACTTTTCCAATAACTTTATTATTTAATGTAACGTATGATGGTAGACCACTATCTAGTGCCGATTATAGTCCATGGTTCAGCGCTGAAAATGTCCAAATCTTTAATCCCACTCAAGCTTTTATAAGGGGGTGTACATTTGGTTTAAGAATTGGTAGTAAAGAGGCATTTCGTTTTGATTTGGATGTTTTTTTTACAACAACTACGCCACCAATACAAAACACAATTACTGCTGACACGAACCCAATAACAGTAAATCTGGGAGCAACATTAGATCTTAAAAATTTGATCAAAAATGTTAAATATAATGGGGCTGCGTTGTCTAGTAATCTGTATACGGTTGAATCAATTACAGCTATTTCAACAAGCACAGCTGGAGTTAAAATAGGAAAAGTGCGGGTAAAATATGCAAATGATACTTCAGTTGCAACGGAGGTTACAACAAATGTAACTGTGTTAGCACCAAGTATCATAACGGCAGAAGCTGTCTCTCAGACAGTACTAATTGGGGCATCGTTAAATGCTAAAAGTTTAGTTAAAAATGTAAAACTAGATGGAACGATATTGTCTAGTGATAAATATAACGTCTCTTTTCGTACACAAGCTTCGACAAGTATGGTTGGTATCAAAACTGCAACAGTAAGAGTTCAAAAAGCTGATAATCCCAATGTCTTTGTAGATGTAAATGTTCCAGTAACTGTTATTGACCTCACGGCAGAAGCAATTCCACAGATAGTTCCAATAGGGGCAAAGCTAAATGCTGAAAACTTAGTACAAAATGTAAAACTAGATGGAACGATCTTGGCTAGCGATAAGTATAGTGTTTCTTATATTACTGAAGCTACGACAAATACTGTTGGTAATAAAATGGCAAAAGTTAGGGTTATACAAATGGATAATCCATCTATTTTTATTGATGTAGATGTACCAGTTACGGTTGCAGAGCTAACAGGAGCTGCCATTTCTCAAATAGTTCCAGTAGGAGCAGTATTAGATTCAAAAAATTTGATCAATAATATAAAACTCAATGGGAAACCTTTATCAAGTAGCGGATATAGTAGTTACTATATTGATGAAGCTGTGACAGATACTATAGGAGACAAGACTGCAAAAGTTCGTGTTTTATATGGTGAAAATGCAGATATATTTGTAGACATAGAAGTGCCAGTAACAGTTGCTGAGATCAAAGCGGAGGCAATTCCTCAAGTCGTTCCATTAGAAGCAAACTTAAATGCCATCAATTTGGTAACGAATATCAAGTTAAACGGTACCTATTTGTTACGTGGCGAGTATGGTGCATATTTTATTAAAGAAGTTATGACGAATACAATTGGAGAAAAGACAGCCAAAGTTAGGATTTCTTCTAGTAAAAATGCGGATATTTTTGTAGACGTAGATGTATCAGTAATCGTTGCTCAAATTACAGCTGAAGCAATTCCCCAAATAGTTAAAGTAGGAGCAAACTTGGATTCGAAAGACTTGATAAAAAATATAAAATTGAATGGAACTATTTTATCAAGTGACATGTATACTGCGTATTTTCTAGAAGAAGTACCAACAGATACCGTTGGTGAAAAGATTGCAAAAGTTCAAATTCTTTACGCTGAGAATGCTGACATTTTTGTAGATGTAGATATACCTGTTACTGTCGTAGATAATATATTGGCTGTTGAAGCGAATCCGCAAAAAGTAATGTTAGGAGCTTCTATCAATACGAATAATTTGATAAAAAATGTCAAGTTGAATGAAACGGTATTAGCTAAAGATAAGTATGAAACTACCCTTCTTTCACCTATATCTACAAGCACTGTTGGACAAAAGATAGGAAAAACCAAAACTACATTGACTATATCTCCTACTTTATCTGTTGATGCAGATGTTGATATAAATGTAGTGTGGGGAAATACAATTGCAGTTGGAGCAGATGATGATTCTGGAACTGAACGAACGAGTGGTGCATTTACTCTTTATAATCAAACGAATCCCTACATTATAGCATCCCAAGGACTAGGTGATGATAATCTCCCGTTAAATTTGAAGTATGTGAATCAAGCGTATTATTCTTTTAGTCATTTTGATATGAGCGTCAAAAGCTCGCCTTTTCTAATAACAGACTTATTAAAAGCTGAAACGCAAATCAATGCTGAGGGATCAGACCTTAAGCAAACAATTTTAAATGAATGGGGAACAAATCAAATTCAAGCTGTGAATTATAGCGACATTGTGAGAGTTTATCAAAGAGAGGTAAATAAAAGTTGGCTTTACGAAGAAGAACAAAGAAACATTTACAATGAAGATAAAGAATTTGTTTACTATGAAATAGCTGAAAATGGCTATAAACCACTTCATTTTAATCAGCTAAAAACAAATGATGGAGAGATAGCGATTAATACCAGTAAAAAGGTGTTAGACGATCATATAAATGATTATATTGTTGTGGGTTCTCATACCTCTGTTAAAGTTAAGGGTTTTTCTACTTATCCAGATACTTCAACTCCTGGGAAGAAAATAGGTATCATAAGAGTTGAAGAAACGTTGTCAAACGGAAAACTTGTACAATATGACTATCCAGTAAATTTCGATATCAATACTCAAAATGTAACGATTAAATTTGAAAACACATTAGGAAAACCACTTCATGACGAAATAGTCTTGGAAAAAATGATTGGTGAAACAATTGATTTATCGAATGAAGATGATATACAAAATGCATTAGCATTAATCTCAAAAGACAAGTTTCAATTAAAGCAACGTCCAACAAATGAGAATAGTTTGATTATAGGTTCAGAACCTATGACCTTAAAGTATATCTTCGATGGTATATTATCAATTTCTTCGACACCAAAAATAATTGATTTTGGCACAAGTGTAGTTGGCATTTTTCCAATCAAGATTGAAAAAGCCAGCTATGATGAGCCACTTATTATTTGGGATAATCGGGCAGAAATGAAACATTGGACGCTCACAGCTACATTACAACAAGCATTAACGAATAAAGAAGATTCAACTAAAGTATTATCAAGTGCTATTCAGTATAAAAAGAATTCATCAG